Proteins co-encoded in one Sander vitreus isolate 19-12246 chromosome 9, sanVit1, whole genome shotgun sequence genomic window:
- the mob3c gene encoding MOB kinase activator 3C → MALCLGQVFSKDKTFRPRKRFEPGTQRFELYKKAQASLKSGLDLRKVVQLPEGENINDWIAVHVVDFFNRINLIYGTVSEYCSERTCPIMSGGLRYEYRWQDGDDYKKPTKLPALKYMNLLMDWIESLINNEDIFPTRVGVPFPKNFQQVCKKILSRLFRVFVHVYIHHFDSICSMGAEAHINTCYKHYYYFISEFNLIDHSELEPLKEMTEKICN, encoded by the exons ATGGCGTTGTGTCTTGGACAAGTGTTCAGCAAAGACAAAACGTTCAGGCCGAGAAAGCGGTTTGAACCGGGCACGCAGCGCTTTGAACTTTACAAGAAGGCCCAGGCCTCGCTCAAGTCCGGCTTGGACCTGAGGAAAGTGGTGCAGCTGCCGGAGGGAGAGAACATCAACGACTGGATTGCGGTCCATGTGGTGGATTTCTTCAACAGGATCAACTTGATCTACGGCACGGTGAGCGAGTACTGCTCCGAGCGCACGTGTCCCATCATGTCTGGGGGGCTGAGGTACGAGTACAGGTGGCAGGACGGTGATGACTACAAGAAACCCACCAAGCTGCCCGCTCTTAAGTACATGAACCTGCTGATGGACTGGATAGAGTCGCTCATCAATAATGAGGACATCTTCCCCACCAGAGTAG GTGTACCTTTTCCTAAGAACTTCCAGCAGGTGTGCAAGAAGATCCTGAGCCGTCTCTTCAGggtgtttgtgcatgtttacATCCATCACTTTGACAGCATCTGCAGCATGGGCGCAGAGGCCCACATCAATACCTGCTACAAGCACTACTACTACTTCATCTCAGAGTTCAACCTCATTGATCACTCTGAACTGGAGCCCCTG